One Intestinimonas butyriciproducens genomic window, CCGGGGCTCCGGTATATCCAAAGTATAGACGTCCGTCCAGTGAAAAAGTTCTTTGGAGCAGCGCATGATTTCCACACCGGCCCCGTCGGTGACGGAGTAGTCCCACTCCAGCCAGTCGCCGTTTACCACCCAGTCATTGCAGTCCAGGGTAAAGACGGGCTGAAAGAAGGTGAACTCCTTTTTGATCTGTCCCAGATAGTTTTTCCCCACATAGAGGGCAAAACGGGGCAGGAGGGTGAGCACCTCTTCCTGGACGCGGCCCAAATAGGCGCCCTGGGCGTCGTGGATCTCCAGCCGGTGGCCCCAGGAGAGCTTGCCCTCCACGGTGAAGACAGTGTTCCCGCCCTCGTCGTAGATGTCATAGCTGTCAAACCAAGAGAGAAAGCGCTGTTTGAAGAGGAGACGCATGGCTCACTTCCCCCCTTGAAGGGAGCGGGCGATCTCCGCACGCTCTGCCTGGAGCTCATCCGCCAGGCGGGACAGGCTCCAGCTCTGATTGGTGGCGGTGAGGACTGCTTTTAGGGCGGCGGGGGCTCCACACGCCTTGAAAGCGTCCAGCACCGTATCCAATCGCTCCCGGGAAAAGCCGCAGAAGACCATGACCGGCTCCGCCGGACGGGGATACTCCCTCGCGGAGGGGGGGACAGACAGCCCGGAGAGTCCGGCCAGCTCACCCAGCGGCCGGCAGAGCTGCGGGTGAGACACCACCCGCAGCTCCGCTCCATGGGCTGCCAGGATAGAACGAAGCTGGGATGGATCGGCCAGAGGAAGGGGATGATAATAGAGAACCAGTTCCATAGAAATACCTCCCTGTAAAATACAAATCAGCTCCGGGATCAATCGGGACTAAGAGAGCTCGCGCTTGGAGAAAAAGTAGCCGTCGATCCGCTGGACAAGCTCCCAGCCCTCAGGCCCCAATTGATTCAAAGACACTTCAAACTCCTGCGCTATTTTTTTCAAACTGCTTTGTGCGCATCGCCAAAGAGGTCGCAATGGGAATGACTTTGTATTCAAATCTTTTCATGGGAGGGGCCTTCGTTCCAATTTTATCTCTGTTTGTTGCGGAGCTGCTCTCCCACGGCGGCAAATGCTGCACGATGGGAGGAGCACCTGGATTTCGAGACGCCCTACCCGACTTCTCTTTGCAGCAGCAGCACCGTCTCCACATGGGCGGTCCGGGGAAACATGTCCACGGCCACGGCCTTTTCCGGTCGGTAGCCCGACTCATGCAGACGGCGGACGTCCCGGGCCAGGGTCGCCGGGTCACAGGAGACATAGACCACCCGGGCGGGGGTCATATCGGCGATGGCGTCGCAGACTTCGGCGGAGAGGCCTTTGCGGGGCGGGTCCACACAGATCACGTCGGGGCGGAGCCCCTGCATGGCCAGGTGCTGGGCCGCCGTGCCCGCGTCGCCGCAGAGAAAATCCGCATTGGTGATGCCGTTCCGGGCGGCGTTGGCCTTGGCGTCGGTGACGGCGGAGGGAACGATCTCCGCACCGATGACCTTGCCCGCGCGCCGGGCCATGACCAGAGAGATGGTACCGATACCGCAGTAGAGGTCCAGCACCAGCTCGTGCCCGGTGAGTCCGGCAAACGCCAGGGCCTGTTCATAGAGGACCTCTGCCTGGTCCCGATTCACCTGGTAGAAGGAGGGGACCGAGATGCGGAAGGTGAGGCCGCAGAGGGTGTCGTCCAGCCAGGGATGGCCCCAGAGGGACCGCAGCTCCCGCCCCAGCACCACATTGGTCCGCTCCTGATTGACCGATACCGCCACGCCGGCCAGCCCCGGCGCGGCGGCGCGGAGGGCCGAGACCAGCGCCTCCTCCCCGGGGAGGGGTTTGGCGCTGTTGACCACCAGGCAGCACAGGACCTGCGTCCGGGAGAAGCGGAGATAGAGGTGACGGAGCAGGCCGGTATGGGTTTCTTCCTCATAGGCGGGCACACCCCACTCCAGCATCCAGGCCAGAACGGCCCGGCGGAGGGCGGAAGCGGTCTCCGGCTGGAGCAGGCAGTCCTCCACGTTGACCACGTCGTGGCTCCGGGCACGGAAGAAGCCGATCCTGGGGCCTGGGGCCACGGGAAGCTGGACCTTGTTCCGGTAGCGGAGCGTATTTTCCGCGCCTAATATTTCGGAAACCGGGAGGTCTACGCCCCCGATGCGCCGGAGCGCGTCCTCCACCCGCCGGCGTTTGGCCTCCAGCTCGGCGGAGTAGCGCATGTGGCGGAACTGGCAGCCGCCGCACTTGGGGTAATAGGGGCAGTCGGCGGCCACGCGCGCCGGAGAGCCATCCACCAGAGCGTGGACCCTGCCCCAGATGGCGGTTTTGCCCACCTTGAGAAGCTGCACGTCGCAGACCTCGCCGGGAATGCCGCCGGAGACAAAGACCACCTGTCCGTCCAGGCGGGAGATCCCCTCGCCCGCCAGACCGCAGCGTTCGATGGTCAGGCGGACGATATCATTTTTCTTCGGCATAGGGAAACTACCTCTCTTTTGTGGAATGGGATTTACAGCGTGGGGCTCAGAAGGTCCTCCAACTCGGAGTAGGGGATGGAGAACTCCAAAAGACCGGCGGCATAAGGGGCCACGGTGTCGGGCTGGAAGTAGAAGACAAAGCCGTCCTCCGTGAGGTAAAAATACTCGTCCTTGAATTCCGAGGAGAGTGTGTCGGCACTGTAGCCGGAGAGGGCATCCTTTCCGGAGAGGGTCTCCAGGATGCGGGTCCGGGCGGCCTCCGGATCGGTAAAGAAGCTGCTCAGCGTCAGCCTTTCTCCGGTGGCGAGGTCAAACTGCTCGGAGAACTGGTAGTTGGCCGGGTGGGCCGCCCCGGTGACGGAGTTGGCGTAATAGCTGCGCACCACGCTCACCAGGTCCTTGGTCTCCAGGGAGAAGCGGTAGCCGGACTCCTCGCCGAAGGGGAGAAACTCCCCGCCGGTGGCCTTGGTAACGGCGTAGTCGTCGGCGGCGTAGCCCGCCAGCTCGCCGGCAGTGGCCATATAGGCCGCCCCCTCGGCGGCATAGTAGCTGCTGATTTCGGACCAGGCGGGGTTCTGGTCGGCGTTTTCCACATCGGGAAAGACATATTTAACCGACATGACCAGTGTGCCGTCCTCCGCGGTGTAATCCCGCTGGAAGGTCTGCTCGCTCCAGGTGAGGACCTGGGGGGTGGGCGAGGGGGAGGACGGAGCGGCGTCCTGCGGCGCGCCGGAGGACGAGGGCGTGGGTGAGGCCGGAGTCGTGGACGAGGCGGCGGGCGTCCGGGTATTGGACGGGCCCCCGGACGTACAGGCGGACAGCGCCAGCACGAGGGCCAGCATAAGCGGAAACAGTCTTGCAGATCTTATGTTCATGTTCCTATATCCTTTCTGCGGACGGGTGGAGCTTACGCCTCCTATTGTATCATTCCGCGCCGCCGCCGTAAACCGGAAATCTGTGCGGGAAGCGGGCCCGAAGCCCAAGGGGGCGGAAGGCGGTCAGGGCTTTTTTGTTTACAATTTTGTCTTTTTTCTTTTTGCTTAATATGGTATACTAGGCTGATTCCATATGGAAAGGTGTACGATAAGATATGGGTTTGCTCAAAAAGCTCTTCGGGACCACCTCGGAGAAGGAATTGAAGGCGATCTCCCCCATCGTGAATAAAATCGAGGCGCTGGAGCCGGAATACGCCGCCCTGACGGACGAGCAGCTCCAAGCCAAGACGCCGGAGTTCAAGCAGCGCTATCAGAACGGCGAGAACCTGGACGCCCTGCTGCCCGAGGCGTTTGCCGCCTGCCGGGAGGCGGCCTGGCGGGTGCTGGGCATGAAGCCCTACCGGGTGCAGCTCATCGGCGGCATCATCCTCCATCAGGGCCGCATCGCCGAGATGAAGACCGGCGAAGGCAAGACCCTGGTGGCCACCCTTCCGGCCTATCTGAACGCCCTGACCGGCGAAGGGGTCCACATCGTTACCGTCAACGACTATCTGGCCAAGCGCGACAGCGAGTGGATGGGCAAGGTCTATCGTTTTATGGGCCTCTCCGTGGGCCTGGTGATCCACGGCGTGCAGGGCCCGGACAAGCACCGCGCCTATGAGGCCGATATCACATACGGCACCAACAATGAATTCGGTTTCGATTACCTCCGGGACAACATGGCCATCTACAAGCAGGAAATGGTACAGCGGGGCCATTCCTTTGCCATCGTGGACGAGGTGGACTCCATCCTCATCGACGAGGCCCGCACCCCCCTCATCATCTCCGGCCAGGGCGACGAGTCCACGCAGCTCTACACCATCGTGGACAATTTTGTCTCCAGGCTCACATGCAAGACCGTGGCCTCCGTGGACGAGAAGGAGGAGGAGGACCCCAACGAGACGGCCGACTATATCGTGGATGAGAAGGCCCGCACCGTCACCCTTACCGCCAACGGCATCCGCAAGGCCGAGCAGGCCTTTCATCTGGAGAACCTGGCCGACCCGGAGAACACCACCCTCTCCCATCACATCAACCAGGCCATCCGGGCACGGGGCCTCATGAAGCGGGACATCGACTATGTGGTGAAGGACGGCGAAGTCATCATCGTAGACGAGTTCACCGGGCGGCTGATGTTTGGGCGGCGCTACTCCGAGGGCCTGCATCAGGCCATCGAGGCCAAGGAGCATGTGACCGTGGCACGGGAGTCCAAGACGCTGGCCACCATCACCTTCCAGAATTACTTCCGCCTTTACGACAAGCTCTCGGGCATGACCGGTACGGCCATGACCGAGGAAGACGAGTTCAACGGCACTTACAGCCTGGATGTGGTGGAGATCCCCACCAATAAGCCCCTGGCCCGAGTAGATCACCACGACGTGGTCTATAAGAACGAGGCGGGCAAGTACCGGGCTATCATCCAGCAGATCGAGGAGTGCCACGCCAAGGGCCAGCCCGTTCTGGTGGGCACCATCTCCATCGAGAAGTCCGAGCTGCTCTCCGGCATGCTCAAAAAGAAGGGCATCCAGCACAATGTCCTGAACGCCAAGAACCATGAGAAAGAGGCCGAGATCGTGGCGCAGGCCGGCAAGTACGGCGCGGTCACCGTGGCCACCAACATGGCCGGGCGCGGTACCGACATCATGCTGGGAGGCAACGCCGAGTTCCTGGCCAAGAACGACCTGCGCAAGGCGGGCCTCTCCGACGAGCTCATCGCCGAGGCCACCGGCTTTGCGGAGACGGAGAATGAAGAGATCCTCAATGCCCGAAAACTCTTCTCCGAAGCGGAGGCCAAGTACAAGGCGGCCATCAAGCCGGAGGCGGACAAGGTCCGGGCGGCGGGCGGCCTCTTTATCCTGGGCACCGAGCGGCACGAGTCCCGCCGCATCGACAACCAGCTCCGGGGCCGCGCCGGCCGACAGGGAGACCCCGGCGAGACCCGGTTCTACCTGTCCCTGGAGGACGATATCATGCGCCTGTTCGGCTCCGAGCGGGTCATGGGCATGATGGAGAAGCTGGGTGTGGATGAGGACACGCCCATCGAGCAGAAGATGCTCACCAATGCCATCGAGTCCGCCCAGAAGCAGGTGGAGTCCAAGAACTTCCAGCAGCGCAAGAACGTGCTGGAGTACGACGACGTGATGAATACCCAGCGCGAGGTCATCTACAAACAGCGCCGGCAGGTGCTGGACGGCGAAGACATGAAGGCCAGCGTGGAGAACATGATCCGCACCACGATCCAGAACGCCATCCACGGCCGCATGGGCGAACAGAAGCACATGGACGCGGAGTCCTTCCGGGAAGCCATGGCCCCCTTCCGCGGGGTGTTCCTGGCCTCCGAGGAACTCAAGCTTACCGACGAGGAGCTCCAGAAGTACACCGCCGAGGAGCTGTGCGAGATGGTGGAGACGCGGGCCTTCGACATCTACCAGAAGAAGGAGCAGGCCCTGGGCGCGCCCCTGATGCGCGAGCTGGAGCGGGTCATGATGCTCCGGGTGGTGGACGAGTACTGGATGGAGCATCTGGACAACATGACCGAACTGCGCCAGGGCATCGGCCTGCGGGCTTACGGCCAGAACGATCCGGTGGTGGAATACAAGCGCGAGGGCTACGCCATGTTCGAGGAGATGATCGCGGCCATTCAGGAGGAGACGGTGCGCCGCGTGTTCATCGTGCGGGTGCAGACCAACGCCCAGACCGTGGAGCGCAAGCGGGTGGCCAAGGTCACCGGCACCTCCGGCGGCGATGGCACGGTGAAGCAGCAGCCGGTGGTCCACAAAGGCGAAAAAATCGGCCGCAACGACCCCTGCCCCTGCGGCAGCGGACTGAAGTGGAAGAAGTGCACCTGTAAGGAGTACCACCCCGATCTGCAGTGACAAGAGAGCAAGCGAGGGCAATATGAAGATCATTGACCGGACCCGAAACGGCGTTACGTTTCTGTCCGCCGACGGCTTTGAGGCCGTCGGCGGCGTGGCCCACGGGTTTTCCACCCGCCTGGGCGGCGTGAGCACAGGCATTTATGAGAGCATGGACCTGGGCACCACCCGGGGAGACGAGCCCGGACATGTCCGGGAAAATTACCGGCGCTTTTTCGCCGCCATCGGTGCGGATGCGGACAGCATCGCCATGTCCAATCAGATCCACAGCGATCTGGTCCGCCCCGTCACCTGTGCCGACGTCAAAAGGGATCTCTACGATGTGGAGCCCTATGAGGTGGATGGTCTGGTGACGGACATCCCCGGCGTCAGTCTGGTGGTGTTTGGGGCGGACTGCCTGCCCGTCCTGTTTTACGACCCGGTGCGCCGGGTGGCGGCTGCGGCCCATGCTGGCTGGCGGGGGACCGCCGCGGGCATCGTGGAGCGGGCTGTGGAGAAAATGGCATTCTACGGCTCCCGTCCGGAGGATATTCTGGCTGCCATCGGACCGGGAATCTCCAGATGCTGTTTCGAGACCCACGAGGACGTGCCCAACGCCATGACGTCGGCGCTGGGCGTGTGCGCCACACCCTATATCGATCCCATTGAGAACGGAAAGTTCAAGGTGGACCTGAAGGGGATCAACGCCATGCGCCTGGAGCGGGCTGGGCTGCTCCCGGAGCACATCGCCGTGTCCGGAGACTGCACCGCCTGCCACCCTGAAAAATACTGGTCTCACCGGGTCACAAACGGCGTCCGGGGAAGCCAGGCGGCTGTGATCGAGCTGCTGAAATAAGAAAAAAGAGCGAAAAGGGGAATGGTATGTGCCGCTTTTCGCTCTTTCCTATCCTGCTTTTGCCGGGAGGCGAGCCATGAAGCGAAAACACCCCCTCCATTTGAGTTTGATCGGGATAC contains:
- a CDS encoding LURP-one-related/scramblase family protein, which translates into the protein MRLLFKQRFLSWFDSYDIYDEGGNTVFTVEGKLSWGHRLEIHDAQGAYLGRVQEEVLTLLPRFALYVGKNYLGQIKKEFTFFQPVFTLDCNDWVVNGDWLEWDYSVTDGAGVEIMRCSKELFHWTDVYTLDIPEPRNALLSLMIVLAIDAAKCSSGNG
- a CDS encoding DUF3783 domain-containing protein, which gives rise to MELVLYYHPLPLADPSQLRSILAAHGAELRVVSHPQLCRPLGELAGLSGLSVPPSAREYPRPAEPVMVFCGFSRERLDTVLDAFKACGAPAALKAVLTATNQSWSLSRLADELQAERAEIARSLQGGK
- the rlmD gene encoding 23S rRNA (uracil(1939)-C(5))-methyltransferase RlmD; the encoded protein is MPKKNDIVRLTIERCGLAGEGISRLDGQVVFVSGGIPGEVCDVQLLKVGKTAIWGRVHALVDGSPARVAADCPYYPKCGGCQFRHMRYSAELEAKRRRVEDALRRIGGVDLPVSEILGAENTLRYRNKVQLPVAPGPRIGFFRARSHDVVNVEDCLLQPETASALRRAVLAWMLEWGVPAYEEETHTGLLRHLYLRFSRTQVLCCLVVNSAKPLPGEEALVSALRAAAPGLAGVAVSVNQERTNVVLGRELRSLWGHPWLDDTLCGLTFRISVPSFYQVNRDQAEVLYEQALAFAGLTGHELVLDLYCGIGTISLVMARRAGKVIGAEIVPSAVTDAKANAARNGITNADFLCGDAGTAAQHLAMQGLRPDVICVDPPRKGLSAEVCDAIADMTPARVVYVSCDPATLARDVRRLHESGYRPEKAVAVDMFPRTAHVETVLLLQREVG
- a CDS encoding DUF3298 domain-containing protein, producing MLALVLALSACTSGGPSNTRTPAASSTTPASPTPSSSGAPQDAAPSSPSPTPQVLTWSEQTFQRDYTAEDGTLVMSVKYVFPDVENADQNPAWSEISSYYAAEGAAYMATAGELAGYAADDYAVTKATGGEFLPFGEESGYRFSLETKDLVSVVRSYYANSVTGAAHPANYQFSEQFDLATGERLTLSSFFTDPEAARTRILETLSGKDALSGYSADTLSSEFKDEYFYLTEDGFVFYFQPDTVAPYAAGLLEFSIPYSELEDLLSPTL
- the secA gene encoding preprotein translocase subunit SecA, coding for MGLLKKLFGTTSEKELKAISPIVNKIEALEPEYAALTDEQLQAKTPEFKQRYQNGENLDALLPEAFAACREAAWRVLGMKPYRVQLIGGIILHQGRIAEMKTGEGKTLVATLPAYLNALTGEGVHIVTVNDYLAKRDSEWMGKVYRFMGLSVGLVIHGVQGPDKHRAYEADITYGTNNEFGFDYLRDNMAIYKQEMVQRGHSFAIVDEVDSILIDEARTPLIISGQGDESTQLYTIVDNFVSRLTCKTVASVDEKEEEDPNETADYIVDEKARTVTLTANGIRKAEQAFHLENLADPENTTLSHHINQAIRARGLMKRDIDYVVKDGEVIIVDEFTGRLMFGRRYSEGLHQAIEAKEHVTVARESKTLATITFQNYFRLYDKLSGMTGTAMTEEDEFNGTYSLDVVEIPTNKPLARVDHHDVVYKNEAGKYRAIIQQIEECHAKGQPVLVGTISIEKSELLSGMLKKKGIQHNVLNAKNHEKEAEIVAQAGKYGAVTVATNMAGRGTDIMLGGNAEFLAKNDLRKAGLSDELIAEATGFAETENEEILNARKLFSEAEAKYKAAIKPEADKVRAAGGLFILGTERHESRRIDNQLRGRAGRQGDPGETRFYLSLEDDIMRLFGSERVMGMMEKLGVDEDTPIEQKMLTNAIESAQKQVESKNFQQRKNVLEYDDVMNTQREVIYKQRRQVLDGEDMKASVENMIRTTIQNAIHGRMGEQKHMDAESFREAMAPFRGVFLASEELKLTDEELQKYTAEELCEMVETRAFDIYQKKEQALGAPLMRELERVMMLRVVDEYWMEHLDNMTELRQGIGLRAYGQNDPVVEYKREGYAMFEEMIAAIQEETVRRVFIVRVQTNAQTVERKRVAKVTGTSGGDGTVKQQPVVHKGEKIGRNDPCPCGSGLKWKKCTCKEYHPDLQ
- the pgeF gene encoding peptidoglycan editing factor PgeF, with product MKIIDRTRNGVTFLSADGFEAVGGVAHGFSTRLGGVSTGIYESMDLGTTRGDEPGHVRENYRRFFAAIGADADSIAMSNQIHSDLVRPVTCADVKRDLYDVEPYEVDGLVTDIPGVSLVVFGADCLPVLFYDPVRRVAAAAHAGWRGTAAGIVERAVEKMAFYGSRPEDILAAIGPGISRCCFETHEDVPNAMTSALGVCATPYIDPIENGKFKVDLKGINAMRLERAGLLPEHIAVSGDCTACHPEKYWSHRVTNGVRGSQAAVIELLK